The window AAACGAAGAAGTATGACCTGCAGGACTTCAAAAAGATGCTCGGGCTACTTGATGAAAAGGGCAATGAAAAGATGGAGCGAATCAGCCAGTTGCGAGAAAAGGTGCTGGACGTAGCCGTTAAGCAAATTAATGAGCATACTGAACTGAATGTCAGCTACACGCTGGAAAAACGCGGGAAGACCTTCAAAAACATCACTTTCACAGTGAAGCCACAGGCTCTAGCTGAAACTATTCCTTTCGACCTGGAGCCAGGTGCAGCTTCTCCGGCAGGCTTGGCCCCGCACCAGGTGGAGAACGCCAGGCGCTTGCTCACGCAGCTGAGCATCACCACGCCGGAACTGGTGGCCACC of the Hymenobacter sp. J193 genome contains:
- a CDS encoding replication initiation protein, which codes for MLELEDAKEYRQIWMFQQIRYIKGEGIIEFDLTKYVLPYLFQLKNNFTSYELAAALRLTSKYAKRIYQICSQWKDLGETKKYDLQDFKKMLGLLDEKGNEKMERISQLREKVLDVAVKQINEHTELNVSYTLEKRGKTFKNITFTVKPQALAETIPFDLEPGAASPAGLAPHQVENARRLLTQLSITTPELVATILASAAHRGGLQQIRP